The following coding sequences lie in one Raphanus sativus cultivar WK10039 unplaced genomic scaffold, ASM80110v3 Scaffold1212, whole genome shotgun sequence genomic window:
- the LOC108820471 gene encoding heavy metal-associated isoprenylated plant protein 41-like: protein MYMGESEKSIKKAMKIASGASGVRSVSIQGQNDQLVIVGEGIDTAELTRELRKKVCHTTIVTVQAAPPPSPSPQQQQKQPSQPHLIEYHNEMAPARRCICEIPNSGYCGFCRSMRETPYQMVPSQYPPPVMYGGYREDPDNCSIM, encoded by the exons ATGTACATGGGCGAGAGTGAGAAATCAATCAAGAAAGCTATGAAAATTGCATCTGGAGCATCTG GTGTGAGATCTGTCTCGATCCAGGGACAGAACGATCAGCTGGTTATAGTGGGAGAAGGGATTGATACGGCGGAGCTAACTCGTGAACTCCGGAAGAAAGTTTGTCACACGACCATTGTCACAGTTCAGGCCGCACCTCCGCCGTCGCCGTCGccgcagcagcagcagaagcAGCCATCGCAGCCGCATCTAATAGAATATCACAATGAGATGGCTCCGGCGAGAAGATGCATATGCGAGATACCGAATTCGGGGTACTGCGGATTTTGTAGATCTATGCGTGAAACACCATACCAGATGGTACCTTCGCAGTATCCACCTCCGGTGATGTACGGTGGTTACCGTGAAGATCCTGATAATTGCAGTATCATGTGA